GTCATTGTACCTCGCGTGGACTTTCTTGGCTCCCCACGCCATTGCACCGAAGGTGCCAGCGGAGTCCCCCGAGGAATCCGCGAAATCGCCATCGGCCGCCCTGGCCGCGGCCAATGGCGGACTGCCACCCTCGCGCCACATACGCTCGCTACTCGACTCGCGAAGCAAACCGCGCGGCGCCCATCGCACCCGCCAGCGCAAAGAAGAACACGATCATCGCAGTCCAGGGCGGAGACCTCCGCACCAGCACCAGGCCGATCCCAGACACGATCACGGCGGTCACCGCAGCGGCCACGTATGGGCGCAAGCGGTGGCTTCTCTGGGCGGTCGCGACGAGACCTGGAGCGCGCTCCGCGCTTGCCCTCGAGGCAAGCGCCGCGGCGCGACGCCCTTCCTCGGTTGCTTGCGCAGGGGAATCGGCGCTCACGTCCCCACCTTCCGCCTCCGCATCGCGCGAACCGACGACCTTCTGCGCGGGCAACCCTCGAACGTCCACCTCTTCGCCGGCTTCAGTAGCGGGCACATAGCGCGGCTCGTCCCTCGGCCCGTCCGCCGCTGGTACGTCGATCGCGTCGGTCTGTTTGCGCAGCGGAACCTGATCCGGCGTTGGCGGCGGCGGGCGGTTGTCTTCCACCGTGGTCTGCAGTGCGAGGCGCTCCTTGGGTTGACCACACTGTGACAGCGCCTCTGCGAACTCCTCTGCGTTCTGAAATCGTCTCGCCGGATCTTTCTCGAGTGCGCGCAAGATGACCGCCTCGAGTTCCGCCGAAACGGGCTGAGCGGAAACCTGCGATGGCGCCGGCGGAGCTTCTTTCAAGTGCGCCACGAACAACTCCTCCGCCTTCTTGAAGTCGTCGAAGGGTCCGCGCCCACACACCATCGAGTACAGGACCAAGCCCACCGCATACAAGTCCGCACGATGATCGATCTGGCGCCCCAGCACTTGCTCTGGGCTGACGTAGCGTGGAGTGCCCACAATCGCGCCCTCGGCCGTGGGAATCGTCGGTGGTTCAATCCCGCCAGGGTTGGACTTCCCGACCTTGGCAACACCGAAGTCGAGTACCTTCACGACCGCAGATCGCCCCAAGGGCTCGTGGATGTAGATGTTGTCGGGCTTGATGTCTCGATGCACCAAGCCGATCCCGTGCGCCGCATGCAGGCCGGCGAGGATTTGTCGTGCGATGTCGATCGCCTCTCGCTCTCGCATCGTGCCGCGTGCGCGCAGCGCCTGGCCCAGGCTCTGCCCCCGCAGCGACTCCATGACGTAGAACGGACGCCCGTCCGCCGTGTAGCGAAAGTCCGTCACCGCAACGAGGTTGGGATGGTGCAACGCCGCAAGCGCTTGTGCCTCCACCCGCATCCGGTCGACGACCGCCGAATCTGCAGCCAACTCTGCCCGCAGCACCTTGGCGACCATCGTGCGTCCGAGCACATCATGCTCGACTTCGTACACCTCCCCCATCCCACCCTCACCGAGACTGTAGAGCAGGCGATACGGAGTTCCGTCAAAGGGATCCGGCGCAGCCACCGCACGCCACGTTACACCAGGCGCGTATGCGTGGGATCCCACCAAGTGCCCGGCACTCGCCCCTTCCGCTCGTGTTCTTGGTTGGGTCTCGCCGCGCTGAGCCCCGGCACACGCGTCCCACGCTTCACGAATACTAGAGCGCGGCCAGCCGCTCACCGTTCGCGGCGAAGCCGCTCGAGTTCCGCGAGTAGCTCCCGCAAGCGCCCCTCCGCCGCGTCCGCCCGCTCCGCTTCCTGTTTGGCCCGCTCCGCTTCCTCTTTGGCGCGCTCCGCCTGCTGCTCAGCACGCTTGGCCTCTTCCTCCGCGCGCGCTTCCGCGTCCGCGAGCCGACTCTCCAAGCCACCAACCCAGCCTTCCAACTTGTCGATGACCTCGTCGGCAAACGGAAGTGCCGCATCGCCGACGAAGAAGCGAAGTCTTTCCCCATCGATAGCTAGCGAGAGGCCCAACACCCGCGAGTGGTACTTCCCATGCTGCGCGAGTACCGGCTCGTAACACCTGGAATCGTCTTCGAGTCTGTACCCAAATAGGCGAAGTCGAGGCCTGTCGAATACGAAGTACTCGTCGATGCCAAGCTCGGCGTAACGTCGGACGTTGCGCTCCAGGTCTTTCCGCCGATGCCCGAGCACGATGACCTCCATCGCGAAGTCCAGCCCCTTCTTCTCGCGCGAAACCACCCAACTCGATCTCGGGTGTGGGTCGACGTCGAGCACCGCGATGACGTCGGGCGAGAACATCGTCTGCCCGGGGTAATACACAGGCAAGTTCGTGCCGATGTACACGCCGCGCCCCTGGTGACGGAAGTGGCGCTTCAGGGCAGTTCGGGCACCATACACCTGCTCGGTATGCTCGTCTCCTTCCGGAGGCGCCGCCTCGGTAGCTTCGAACTCGGAAGGCAGACTCGCGACCACGTAGTCGCGTTCCTCCGGACTCATCGCGTCCCACTCTTCTTGACTCGGGGCACGCGGGTCGTCGAGGTCCAGCTTCCATGAGGCGGGGCGATGCGCCATGACACCGTCAATGTACTCCAGCCACCGCTTCGGAGCCACTGCGGACGCGGTGGGGATGTGACCGCCGTACCAACCGTCGCCCCCTTTCTGCAAGGGCGCTACCCCGGCGGCAGAGGGCCCGCCCCGCCACTGCTTCGTGCGCGTGTCGACGAGCCGATGTAGTGCGCGTAGACTCTGCGCCTGGTCTCGGCAGAGACGGCACAGGGCGTTCGGGGAGATGGCAGAGTCGCGGGAGGGCCCGTTTCGGGTAGGAGACAGCGTCGAAGGACGCTACCGCATCGACGGCGTGCTGGGCTCCGGTGGAATGGGCGTGGTGTACGCCGCGGAGCACCTATTCACCGGCGCTCCCGTCGCGATGAAGGCGTTGTACAACCTGGCGGGTGACTATCGAGAGCGCATGCGCTTGGAGGCGCGCGCGCTCGCCGACATCCGACATCCCAACGTCGTACCCGTGACCGACGGCGGCGTCACAGACGCGGGCGTGGTGTGGTTCGCAATGCCTCGGCTCGAAGGCCAGACTTTGCGCTCGGAGATTTGGCGCAAGCGTGGTTTGGGCGTCGAGCGCGCCCTGCGCTTCGGGATTCAAATCGCCGAGGGCCTGGCCGCGGCGCACGACAAGGGCCTGGTACACCGCGATCTGAAGCCCGAGAACGTCTTCGTCGTCGATCAAGATGACAGCATCCGCGTCCTGGACTTCGGCACGAGCAAGTTCCAACGCGGGCAGCTGAAGACGACAGATCGCTTCCGCATCATCGGCACGCACGCGTACATGAGCCCTGAGCGCATCCAGGCTGACCTCGTGGATCACCGCGCGGACATCTACGCTCTCGGACACATCCTCTACGAGATGCTGTCTGGAATGCACGCACTGTCCGAGGGTCCCGGGCCGCTGGACTTGCCGCCAATTCATGAACTGGGCATCCGGCAGATCTACGCGCCCCCACCGCCCCTGTCGGAGCGTGCGCCCTATGTACCCGGTGCCGTTGCCCAAATCGTGTATCGCGCGCTCGCCAAGAACCGCAAGGAGCGACACGAGAGCATGCGCGAGCTTGCCGCTGAGTTGCGCCGCGAGCTGGAGAAACTGGGAGCGCAAAGCAAGACCAGCGCAGCGACGACGCCCGAGCCTACCGCGCTGCCTCGACCGGCAGGCGTCATGGACAGAAACGTCCAACCAATAGCCACGGTCGATGAGGCCCCGCGTGAGCTCAGCACGGAGCCCATGGATCCGAACGCCGTGCTCACCACGGAACCGACCGCCGTCGCAGAAGCAGCGCCGAGCGTCGAGCGACAGAAGCGGCTGCTCGAGCTGGACTTGATCGAAGGCGCAGCTGGCTTCGCCTGCTCGAGCGATCGGCCGTCAGAAACGCATCGCGCGCTGGTGGCACTGAGCGCGGCAAGCCGTGTGGACGAATCGCTGGCATCCGTGTTGCGCGCCACTCTGCTCGGCGCCGCCGCGTTGGATGAACCGCGGCGAGCGGCAGCGCGGCGATTGCTCCTAGACTGGCAAGGCGGCAACGACGTGGCGCGGGATCGCGCGGCGGAACGCTTGGGCCAGATCGCGAAAGTATCCGGGCGCCATCGCACGGCGCTGTCCGAGCCAGAGCGGTTGGTTTCACTTGCCACCGGCGCTTGCGTGATGGTGGAGCCCGCATCCCGCCTGGATGCCGCCGAGACCGCCCTGTTCGCGCTCGACCGGACTCAGGACGACGTGCGCTCGTTCGCGCTCAGTGTGCTGATCGCATTTGGTCGCGCGTCAGAGTCGGAGCGCGCGCACGCCCGTGGTGCCCTGTTGGCACTCATCCTTGGCGGATCCGAGGACACGGAGCTAGCGCGCGCAGAGCTCGGGCGATTGATGTTGGACATGGCTAGCCTGGGTGACACGCTCGAAAGCGTTCACCAGGAAGCGCCCGTCGCTGCGGTTGCACCGAGGAACGTTCAGTCCGCCTCAGCCGCTGGCATTCCAGCGGTTTCGCTTCATGCGAGCACCCATGGTCCGCGCGGCACGGTGAGAATCCTGGAAGGTGCACCTTCGCCGCCCGCGCCAGACGCCGAGGCGCCCACCGTCGCGCCCGCACCCGCAGTGGCTGCTCACGCGCTGGAGACGCGTACCGCCGAGTCTCCGAACGTGACGGGTGAGACGCCGAACAGCATGGTCACACCGCGCGCCGCGTCGGCCCCACGCGCTCATCTGGGCCTGGTCGCAGCGATTGCGATCTTGGGGTTCGCTGTGGTCTTCGTCGCAATGCGGTTGTTGACCGACGACTCGACCGATACGGAACCGAACGTTCGCGCATCAGGCTCGGAGGGTGTTGCACCCGGGGCAACCATGATTCCAACTGCGACCGCCAGTTCGAACGCTTCGCCGACGCCCACGCCAGTGGCGGCGAAAGCAGCGCAACCCTCCGTGCCCGGAGCGAGCCCAACATCAGGGCCACAAGTGGGTCGGGTCACGACGGCAGCACCGCCCATGGCATCCAGTTCCAAGCTTTCCGCGCAACCGGCCCCACAGCCGACCGAGGAGCCGCGCGGCCCGATATTCGACACCGAGCCTGCCAAGCCAAACCCCAAACCCCAATCGAAGCCGACATCCGGCCTGCCAGGATCCGGACTTTGACGAAAACGCCTAGAAACTGGCGTCCTGGCCCGACCCGAGAGGACAATGTAGCTTGCAAGCCATGGAGCCCGCCGTGACGCAGAAGCGCGACACAATCCGAGATCCGGAAGCGCGGCCGCATACATTGCGTGGGCTGAACAAAGGCGCGCCGGGAGCAGAGGAAGAGGGCGACCCAGAAGGCGGCGCACCGGTCATCGTGCCCAGCGTCCGGGAGCCCAAGGCTGACGTCACGCGGCAGGAGTTTGCGAGTTCGGCGGCCGTGAAGAAGGACAGCGTGCCCCGGCTGATGGCGACGAGCGTAACCGTACCGCCACAATGGCTACCGCGAGGCGCGGGGTCGCGACCTGCTCAGGGTGGGACCGATGGCAACGGCACCGATGGCAAGACCGCCGAGGGCAACGGCACCGACGGTAAGCGCGCCGACGCCACTGAGGGCAGGCCCGACGCAATTGGGTCGACCGCTGAGAAGCAGGAATCAGAATCCGCGCAGGTTGCCGCGCAGACCGACTCCCAAGCGCTCCCCGCGCTGCCCGTCTCCACAGGCCCTTCCGCAAGAGTGTACGCGGGCTTCGCCATCGCAATCGTCGTCGCCGTGCTTGCAGGATGGTTCATGACTCGGAGTGGCGAATCGGCGACTACGAAACCAGGAACGACAACCGAAGCAGCTACGGCAGTACCCGCAACGACACGGACGGAAGAAGTCACACCCAGCGCTTCCCCCCCAACAACGACCGCACCGGCATCGACAAACGCAACCGCGCCAGCTGCAACGCCGCACGCGACTCCCGCTCCCACAACCTCGCCGCCCGGTGCACCCGCATCCAAGCCCGTCGCGGCGCAGCCACAACAGCCTTCGCAACCCAGCGCTACGATCCCGACGCCGAGCCCTTCGCCAGCGTCGAGTAACCCCTTCGCACGACCCTTCTGACGAAGCTTAGATTCATGCGTCGCACGCACCTTCTGCTCTTGCTCACGTCTTTCTGCGTCTCGAATGCGCACGCTGCACCCAGCCCCCAAGACCGCGCACGCGAGTTGTTCGAGAAGTCAAAACCACTACAGGATGCCGGAAAATGCCCAGAAGCCGTCGTGCTTCTGCGGGAGGCGCTTGCGCTGCACGAATCCCCGGACATCGCAGCAAACCTCGGCATGTGCGAGGCATCCATGGGCAAGTTCGTCGATGCGGCCGAGCACCTGGAGTTCGCGGTGGCCGACATGATGCCCAGCGCGCCGCAAGCCACGCGAGACCGGATCCGCAAAGCTCGCGACATCGTTCGAAAGGAAGTCGGTGAGCTGATCTTGGGCCTGGACCCGGCCGATGCGGGTGTGACGGTGGATGGAGCCAGTCGGCGTGTACGCAACGCGCGGTTGTTCTTGTCCCCCGGCGAGCACGCACTGGAGTTCACGGCGAAGGGGTTCGCCTCTCAGCAGAAGGTCGTCTCGACGGCAAAGGGGCAGAGCCAGAGCTTGGATGTAGCGCTCGAACGAGTGCCAAGCGGCATTGGTTCCGCAGGCAGCGGAGGCAACGCATCGGCTCAGATCCCGGAAGAACCTGCGGACCGTGGAACGGGACGCACGCCCGCGACCTCTGAGAGAAGTCTGGTACCCGTGTACGTTGCAAGTGGAGTGGGCTTGGTCGGTCTGGGGATCGGTGTCGGCTTCTTTCTGGCCGGGCAATCCAAGGAGTCTCAAGCGGACGACGCGCGGACGGAATTAGTCAAGGCGGGTGGTTGTACGAACGGCCTAAACGCGAATGAGTGCGAGTCCCTACACGATGCGTATTCGACTGCCGATAGTCGCTACAACCTGTCCACGGTTGGGTTTGTAGCGGCTGGCGTCGGAATCGCCGCAGCCGTCGGATACCTGCTTCTTGTCCCCTCTGAGCAGCACAGTTCGGCGATTCGTGTGCGCCCCTCGGTCGCCCTCGACCCACGCGGCTCAGGGAGTTTTCAGTTGTCCGGGCACTTTTAGTGCGCGTGGTGTGGGAGGAACGCGAGATGCGACGAATTCGAATGAGGCTTGCGGTTTTGGTTGGATTTGGCTGCGGCCTTGCCAGCTTGGGCTGCTCGAACCTAGCGGACGATTGTGACAAGACTCTAACCTGCAGCGGAAACAGCGCCGGAGACGCCTCCACCGGCGGCGGGAGCGGCGACGCCGGCACGGGTGGCAGTGGCGGCGCCTCTGGTACCGGTGGAAGCAGTGGGAGCAGCGGGTCAGGCGGAAACGATGGCTCGACCTGTGATCCAACCAAGTCGCCATCGGAAGACGGCTGCGTGATCGACGAGCAGTACGGCGTCTTCGTCGACTCCGGAAGCACCGCAGGAACCCCCGACGGCACTCGTGCGAATCCCTACAAAACCATCACCGACGCGATTGGCGCCGCAGCCGGCAAGCGCATCTACGTTTGCAACACGAACGACCCCTACAAGGAGTCGTTATCGATCGGTGCGAGCGCCGACGGCATCGCGCTCTACGGCGGCTTCGACTGCACCGCGAACACCTGGACCTACGGCACGAACAAAGCGAACGTCTCCGGCGGCACGACAGCCGTCACCATCGACGGCCTCACCAAAGGCGTCCACTTCGAAGACTTCTCCATCAGCAGCGCCGACGCCGCACAACCCGGTGAATCCAGCGTCGCAATCTTCGCTAAGTCCTCCGCGAACATCGAAATGATCCGCGTCGACATCACCGCAGGCAAGGGTATGAAGGGCGCGGACGGCGTCTTGAACTCGTACACCTACCCGACGGCTGCCACTCTGAAGGGCAAAGATGCCAGCGGGCTGTCTGGTGGCGGGTTGACCTCATTCAGCTGTGCGGCTGGCGACCAGACAATCGGTGGAAGAGGCGGGGATGCGCCTACAGCTGAGAACGGTAACCCCGGTCTTCCCGCGCTTGGCGCCGGCCAGGCCGGCACCGTCGGCAGTTGTGGAGCGACAGGCACTGGAAAAGATGGCGCCCCCGGGGCCTCTGCCACTGACGCAGCAGGCGCTGTCACGCTCGGCACTCTTTCATCGACAGGCTGGTCCGCCGCTTCGGGCGCGGACGGCACTGCGGGAGGCGTGGGCCAAGGCGGGGGCGGTGGTGCGTCTGACACGACCGGCGGCGGAGGCGGTGGCGGCGCCGGCGCATGCGGCGGCGCAGGTGGCACGGGAGGGAAAGGCGGCGGGGCGTCAATTGCAGTGCTGCTGCTCGACACCACCATTACTCTCGACGCATCAGTCAAGCTCACCA
The nucleotide sequence above comes from Polyangiaceae bacterium. Encoded proteins:
- a CDS encoding protein kinase, translating into MAESREGPFRVGDSVEGRYRIDGVLGSGGMGVVYAAEHLFTGAPVAMKALYNLAGDYRERMRLEARALADIRHPNVVPVTDGGVTDAGVVWFAMPRLEGQTLRSEIWRKRGLGVERALRFGIQIAEGLAAAHDKGLVHRDLKPENVFVVDQDDSIRVLDFGTSKFQRGQLKTTDRFRIIGTHAYMSPERIQADLVDHRADIYALGHILYEMLSGMHALSEGPGPLDLPPIHELGIRQIYAPPPPLSERAPYVPGAVAQIVYRALAKNRKERHESMRELAAELRRELEKLGAQSKTSAATTPEPTALPRPAGVMDRNVQPIATVDEAPRELSTEPMDPNAVLTTEPTAVAEAAPSVERQKRLLELDLIEGAAGFACSSDRPSETHRALVALSAASRVDESLASVLRATLLGAAALDEPRRAAARRLLLDWQGGNDVARDRAAERLGQIAKVSGRHRTALSEPERLVSLATGACVMVEPASRLDAAETALFALDRTQDDVRSFALSVLIAFGRASESERAHARGALLALILGGSEDTELARAELGRLMLDMASLGDTLESVHQEAPVAAVAPRNVQSASAAGIPAVSLHASTHGPRGTVRILEGAPSPPAPDAEAPTVAPAPAVAAHALETRTAESPNVTGETPNSMVTPRAASAPRAHLGLVAAIAILGFAVVFVAMRLLTDDSTDTEPNVRASGSEGVAPGATMIPTATASSNASPTPTPVAAKAAQPSVPGASPTSGPQVGRVTTAAPPMASSSKLSAQPAPQPTEEPRGPIFDTEPAKPNPKPQSKPTSGLPGSGL
- a CDS encoding serine/threonine-protein kinase yields the protein MAAPDPFDGTPYRLLYSLGEGGMGEVYEVEHDVLGRTMVAKVLRAELAADSAVVDRMRVEAQALAALHHPNLVAVTDFRYTADGRPFYVMESLRGQSLGQALRARGTMREREAIDIARQILAGLHAAHGIGLVHRDIKPDNIYIHEPLGRSAVVKVLDFGVAKVGKSNPGGIEPPTIPTAEGAIVGTPRYVSPEQVLGRQIDHRADLYAVGLVLYSMVCGRGPFDDFKKAEELFVAHLKEAPPAPSQVSAQPVSAELEAVILRALEKDPARRFQNAEEFAEALSQCGQPKERLALQTTVEDNRPPPPTPDQVPLRKQTDAIDVPAADGPRDEPRYVPATEAGEEVDVRGLPAQKVVGSRDAEAEGGDVSADSPAQATEEGRRAAALASRASAERAPGLVATAQRSHRLRPYVAAAVTAVIVSGIGLVLVRRSPPWTAMIVFFFALAGAMGAARFASRVE
- a CDS encoding Uma2 family endonuclease, yielding MAHRPASWKLDLDDPRAPSQEEWDAMSPEERDYVVASLPSEFEATEAAPPEGDEHTEQVYGARTALKRHFRHQGRGVYIGTNLPVYYPGQTMFSPDVIAVLDVDPHPRSSWVVSREKKGLDFAMEVIVLGHRRKDLERNVRRYAELGIDEYFVFDRPRLRLFGYRLEDDSRCYEPVLAQHGKYHSRVLGLSLAIDGERLRFFVGDAALPFADEVIDKLEGWVGGLESRLADAEARAEEEAKRAEQQAERAKEEAERAKQEAERADAAEGRLRELLAELERLRRER